A genomic region of Zea mays cultivar B73 chromosome 6, Zm-B73-REFERENCE-NAM-5.0, whole genome shotgun sequence contains the following coding sequences:
- the LOC100501924 gene encoding uncharacterized LOC100501924, producing the protein MEWNGTASSPPGRGGVPRDAQPPAPGRAGGLLQPGRPPDAGVRVHAQAKPREPPFQESPCVPAMVDAAQDRRRRRQGPGVPARGRDARHLPRLQGLQYSSRLGKSKPHQVQSISASNYTPTVLIARTLSTVPSRSLCFLRILVQEQ; encoded by the exons ATGGAATGGAACGGAACTGCTTCGTCACCGCCAGGCCGAGGTGGTGTACCTCGGGATGCTCAGCCACCCGCACCTGGTCGAGCTGGTGGGCTTCTGCAACCAGGACGACCACCGGATGCTGGTGTACGAGTACATGCCCAGGCAAAGCCTCGAGAACCACCTTTTCAAGA ATCTCCTTGCGTCCCTGCCATGGTCGACGCGGCTCAAGATCGCCGTCGGCGCCGCCAAGGGCCTGGCGTTCCTGCACGAGGCCGAGACGCCCGTCATCTACCGCGACTTCAAGGCCTCCAATATTCTTCTCGACTCGGTAAAAGCAAGCCTCACCAAGTCCAATCCATCTCAGCATCAAATTACACGCCAACCGTGCTAATTGCTCGCACGTTGTCAACCGTGCCGAGTCGAAGCCTTTGCTTCTTAAGAATTCTCGTCCAGGAACAGTAG